In Corylus avellana chromosome ca2, CavTom2PMs-1.0, the following proteins share a genomic window:
- the LOC132172375 gene encoding uncharacterized protein LOC132172375 isoform X1 produces the protein MVNLIPTVIKNFYDKWNVQGFILASLSLQTILILFAPFRKRTGNVMIIWLIWSAYLMADWAANFAVGLISNSQDNSLKPDREDILAFWAPFLLLHLGGPDTITAFALEDNALWLRHLVGLVTQVSAAVLVFGQSLPENNLWVPTVLLFAAGTIKYGERTRALFLANLNRFRESMLKAPDPGPNYAKLMEEYSSKKDARLPTNIELIPEPNKDSKTARYAADEKVLDVLAAVRHAYHFFEIFKGLIVDLIFSFRERDESRLFFQKRTPEDAFKVLAVELNFMYEVLYTKVVVVHSMFGYFVRFVSWCAVVAALLTFYSLDKRIFRKIDIGITYTLLFGAIALDTIALFMLAFSDWTAASIQSLSTENRWKKFWKASIDRCFLPLLKYFLILKKINWCTNTESTTNTESTSWLGRARQILCSWLERPRQILFRRWSESLHQYNLIEYCLKERIEPIWVYPIVELGLKDFYDWMIYVSKEPFTKELWVFIFGQLKKKSELADDPDTAKRICSARGDWVLQDSDWNGGSNKLMFYVVDVDYDQSLIIWHVATELCYNTDKDEDNNNVGDYREFCKILSDYMLYLLVMQPTMMSAVAGIGQIRFRDTCAEAKQFFIRKNLRQGRLEKEDKQHACKMILEVNTDVKPVDLKGDRSKSVLFDACILAKNLKELKGEKWKLMCEVWVELLSYAASHCRANSHAAQLSKGGELITFVWLLMAHFGIGDQFQINEGHARAKLIVGWIEDFDVLMDAFPFLFLSYGCLPCYE, from the exons ATGGTTAACTTAATCCCAACCGTAATCAAGAATTTCTATGATAAATGGAATGTTCAAGGTTTCATTCTAGCCAGCCTCTCACTGCAGACAATTCTAATTCTGTTTGCACCATTCAGAAAACGAACAGGAAACGTGATGATAATATGGCTGATCTGGTCAGCTTATTTAATGGCTGATTGGGCTGCTAACTTTGCAGTCGGACTTATTTCCAATAGTCAAGACAATTCGTTGAAACCTGATCGTGAAGACATTCTGGCATTTTGGGCTCCCTTTCTTTTGTTACACCTTGGTGGTCCAGATACTATAACTGCTTTTGCTCTGGAGGATAACGCTCTCTGGCTAAGGCACTTGGTTGGGCTTGTAACCCAGGTTTCTGCAGCTGTTCTTGTCTTCGGCCAATCCCTTCCTGAAAACAACTTATGGGTCCCTACTGTCCTTTTGTTTGCCGCTGGAACCATCAAGTATGGAGAGCGAACGCGTGCTTTATTTCTTGCAAACCTGAATAGATTCCGGGAATCCATGCTTAAAGCACCTGACCCAGGGCCTAACTATGCAAAACTTATGGAGGAATACTCTTCAAAAAAAGACGCCAGACTCCCAACTAATATAGAATTGATACCAGAACCTAATAAAGATTCCAAGACTGCACGATATGCAGCCGATGAGAAGGTTCTGGATGTTCTTGCAGCAGTGAGACATGCTTATCACTTCTTTGAAATCTTTAAGGGTCTCATCGTGGATCTCATCTTTAGTTTTCGCGAGCGCGACGAGAGCCGACTGTTTTTCCAGAAGAGAACCCCGGAAGATGCCTTTAAAGTGCTTGCGGTTGAACTCAACTTTATGTATGAAGTTCTCTATACGAAGGTTGTCGTGGTGCATTCAATGTTTGGATACTTTGTTCGGTTTGTATCCTGGTGTGCGGTTGTGGCGGCCCTTTTAACCTTTTATTCATTGGATAAGCGTATTTTTCGCAAGATTGACATTGGAATTACCTATACCTTGCTCTTTGGTGCCATAGCCTTGGATACAATTGCTCTCTTTATGCTGGCTTTCTCTGATTGGACTGCTGCTTCCATCCAGAGCTTGTCGACAGAAAATAGATGGAAAAAATTCTGGAAAGCTTCTATAGACAGATGCTTCCTCCCTCTCCTCAAATACTTTCTCATTCTCAAGAAGATAAACTGGTGCACAAATACAGAATCAACGACAAATACAGAATCAACAAGTTGGTTGGGACGAGCTAGACAAATCCTATGCAGTTGGTTGGAACGACCtagacaaatcctattccggAGGTGGTCTGAATCTCTACATCAATACAACTTGATAGAATACTGTTTGAAAGAACGTATTGAACCTATATGGGTTTATCCCATTGTGGAATTGGGTCTTAAGGATTTCTATGATTGGATGATTTACGTTTCCAAGGAACCATTTACAAAAGAGCTATGGGTTTTCATCTTTGGTCAGCTGAAAAAGAAATCTGAACTTGCAGATGATCCTGACACTGCGAAGAGGATATGTTCAGCTCGAGGTGATTGGGTTCTACAGGATAGTGATTGGAATGGTGGTAGTAATAAGTTGATGTTTTATGTTGTTGATGTTGATTATGATCAGAGCCTCATAATTTGGCATGTTGCTACAGAACTCTGCTATAATACGGATAAAGATGAAGACAACAACAATGTCGGTGATTATCGTGAATTTTGTAAGATCCTCTCGGATTATATGCTATATCTGCTAGTTATGCAGCCTACTATGATGTCTGCTGTAGCAGGTATTGGCCAAATAAGATTTCGTGATACCTGTGCCGAGGCCAAACAATTCTTCATCAGAAAGAATCTACGACAAGGAAGactagaaaaagaagataagcaACATGCGTGTAAAATGATCCTTGAAGTAAATACTGATGTCAAACCTGTTGATTTAAAGGGTGATAGAAGCAAATCTGTGCTTTTTGATGCATGCATTCTCGCCAAAAATCTAAAAGAGTTGAAGGGAGAGAAATGGAAGCTAATGTGTGAAGTGTGGGTTGAATTGTTGTCTTATGCTGCAAGCCATTGCAGGGCCAATTCTCATGCTGCTCAATTAAGCAAAGGAGGAGAACTTATCACGTTTGTCTGGTTATTAATGGCTCATTTTGGCATTGGGGATCAGTTCCAAATAAATGAGGGCCATGCAAGAGCAAAGCTGATTGTGG gaTGGATTGAAGACTTTGATGTTCTTATGGATGCcttcccttttttatttctaagcTATGGATGCTTGCCTTGTTATGAGTGA
- the LOC132172375 gene encoding uncharacterized protein LOC132172375 isoform X2, whose amino-acid sequence MVNLIPTVIKNFYDKWNVQGFILASLSLQTILILFAPFRKRTGNVMIIWLIWSAYLMADWAANFAVGLISNSQDNSLKPDREDILAFWAPFLLLHLGGPDTITAFALEDNALWLRHLVGLVTQVSAAVLVFGQSLPENNLWVPTVLLFAAGTIKYGERTRALFLANLNRFRESMLKAPDPGPNYAKLMEEYSSKKDARLPTNIELIPEPNKDSKTARYAADEKVLDVLAAVRHAYHFFEIFKGLIVDLIFSFRERDESRLFFQKRTPEDAFKVLAVELNFMYEVLYTKVVVVHSMFGYFVRFVSWCAVVAALLTFYSLDKRIFRKIDIGITYTLLFGAIALDTIALFMLAFSDWTAASIQSLSTENRWKKFWKASIDRCFLPLLKYFLILKKINWCTNTESTTNTESTSWLGRARQILCSWLERPRQILFRRWSESLHQYNLIEYCLKERIEPIWVYPIVELGLKDFYDWMIYVSKEPFTKELWVFIFGQLKKKSELADDPDTAKRICSARGDWVLQDSDWNGGSNKLMFYVVDVDYDQSLIIWHVATELCYNTDKDEDNNNVGDYREFCKILSDYMLYLLVMQPTMMSAVAGIGQIRFRDTCAEAKQFFIRKNLRQGRLEKEDKQHACKMILEVNTDVKPVDLKGDRSKSVLFDACILAKNLKELKGEKWKLMCEVWVELLSYAASHCRANSHAAQLSKGGELITFVWLLMAHFGIGDQFQINEGHARAKLIVDFDVLMDAFPFLFLSYGCLPCYE is encoded by the exons ATGGTTAACTTAATCCCAACCGTAATCAAGAATTTCTATGATAAATGGAATGTTCAAGGTTTCATTCTAGCCAGCCTCTCACTGCAGACAATTCTAATTCTGTTTGCACCATTCAGAAAACGAACAGGAAACGTGATGATAATATGGCTGATCTGGTCAGCTTATTTAATGGCTGATTGGGCTGCTAACTTTGCAGTCGGACTTATTTCCAATAGTCAAGACAATTCGTTGAAACCTGATCGTGAAGACATTCTGGCATTTTGGGCTCCCTTTCTTTTGTTACACCTTGGTGGTCCAGATACTATAACTGCTTTTGCTCTGGAGGATAACGCTCTCTGGCTAAGGCACTTGGTTGGGCTTGTAACCCAGGTTTCTGCAGCTGTTCTTGTCTTCGGCCAATCCCTTCCTGAAAACAACTTATGGGTCCCTACTGTCCTTTTGTTTGCCGCTGGAACCATCAAGTATGGAGAGCGAACGCGTGCTTTATTTCTTGCAAACCTGAATAGATTCCGGGAATCCATGCTTAAAGCACCTGACCCAGGGCCTAACTATGCAAAACTTATGGAGGAATACTCTTCAAAAAAAGACGCCAGACTCCCAACTAATATAGAATTGATACCAGAACCTAATAAAGATTCCAAGACTGCACGATATGCAGCCGATGAGAAGGTTCTGGATGTTCTTGCAGCAGTGAGACATGCTTATCACTTCTTTGAAATCTTTAAGGGTCTCATCGTGGATCTCATCTTTAGTTTTCGCGAGCGCGACGAGAGCCGACTGTTTTTCCAGAAGAGAACCCCGGAAGATGCCTTTAAAGTGCTTGCGGTTGAACTCAACTTTATGTATGAAGTTCTCTATACGAAGGTTGTCGTGGTGCATTCAATGTTTGGATACTTTGTTCGGTTTGTATCCTGGTGTGCGGTTGTGGCGGCCCTTTTAACCTTTTATTCATTGGATAAGCGTATTTTTCGCAAGATTGACATTGGAATTACCTATACCTTGCTCTTTGGTGCCATAGCCTTGGATACAATTGCTCTCTTTATGCTGGCTTTCTCTGATTGGACTGCTGCTTCCATCCAGAGCTTGTCGACAGAAAATAGATGGAAAAAATTCTGGAAAGCTTCTATAGACAGATGCTTCCTCCCTCTCCTCAAATACTTTCTCATTCTCAAGAAGATAAACTGGTGCACAAATACAGAATCAACGACAAATACAGAATCAACAAGTTGGTTGGGACGAGCTAGACAAATCCTATGCAGTTGGTTGGAACGACCtagacaaatcctattccggAGGTGGTCTGAATCTCTACATCAATACAACTTGATAGAATACTGTTTGAAAGAACGTATTGAACCTATATGGGTTTATCCCATTGTGGAATTGGGTCTTAAGGATTTCTATGATTGGATGATTTACGTTTCCAAGGAACCATTTACAAAAGAGCTATGGGTTTTCATCTTTGGTCAGCTGAAAAAGAAATCTGAACTTGCAGATGATCCTGACACTGCGAAGAGGATATGTTCAGCTCGAGGTGATTGGGTTCTACAGGATAGTGATTGGAATGGTGGTAGTAATAAGTTGATGTTTTATGTTGTTGATGTTGATTATGATCAGAGCCTCATAATTTGGCATGTTGCTACAGAACTCTGCTATAATACGGATAAAGATGAAGACAACAACAATGTCGGTGATTATCGTGAATTTTGTAAGATCCTCTCGGATTATATGCTATATCTGCTAGTTATGCAGCCTACTATGATGTCTGCTGTAGCAGGTATTGGCCAAATAAGATTTCGTGATACCTGTGCCGAGGCCAAACAATTCTTCATCAGAAAGAATCTACGACAAGGAAGactagaaaaagaagataagcaACATGCGTGTAAAATGATCCTTGAAGTAAATACTGATGTCAAACCTGTTGATTTAAAGGGTGATAGAAGCAAATCTGTGCTTTTTGATGCATGCATTCTCGCCAAAAATCTAAAAGAGTTGAAGGGAGAGAAATGGAAGCTAATGTGTGAAGTGTGGGTTGAATTGTTGTCTTATGCTGCAAGCCATTGCAGGGCCAATTCTCATGCTGCTCAATTAAGCAAAGGAGGAGAACTTATCACGTTTGTCTGGTTATTAATGGCTCATTTTGGCATTGGGGATCAGTTCCAAATAAATGAGGGCCATGCAAGAGCAAAGCTGATTGTGG ACTTTGATGTTCTTATGGATGCcttcccttttttatttctaagcTATGGATGCTTGCCTTGTTATGAGTGA
- the LOC132172375 gene encoding uncharacterized protein LOC132172375 isoform X3, translated as MVNLIPTVIKNFYDKWNVQGFILASLSLQTILILFAPFRKRTGNVMIIWLIWSAYLMADWAANFAVGLISNSQDNSLKPDREDILAFWAPFLLLHLGGPDTITAFALEDNALWLRHLVGLVTQVSAAVLVFGQSLPENNLWVPTVLLFAAGTIKYGERTRALFLANLNRFRESMLKAPDPGPNYAKLMEEYSSKKDARLPTNIELIPEPNKDSKTARYAADEKVLDVLAAVRHAYHFFEIFKGLIVDLIFSFRERDESRLFFQKRTPEDAFKVLAVELNFMYEVLYTKVVVVHSMFGYFVRFVSWCAVVAALLTFYSLDKRIFRKIDIGITYTLLFGAIALDTIALFMLAFSDWTAASIQSLSTENRWKKFWKASIDRCFLPLLKYFLILKKINWCTNTESTTNTESTSWLGRARQILCSWLERPRQILFRRWSESLHQYNLIEYCLKERIEPIWVYPIVELGLKDFYDWMIYVSKEPFTKELWVFIFGQLKKKSELADDPDTAKRICSARGDWVLQDSDWNGGSNKLMFYVVDVDYDQSLIIWHVATELCYNTDKDEDNNNVGDYREFCKILSDYMLYLLVMQPTMMSAVAGIGQIRFRDTCAEAKQFFIRKNLRQGRLEKEDKQHACKMILEVNTDVKPVDLKGDRSKSVLFDACILAKNLKELKGEKWKLMCEVWVELLSYAASHCRANSHAAQLSKGGELITFVWLLMAHFGIGDQFQINEGHARAKLIVGK; from the coding sequence ATGGTTAACTTAATCCCAACCGTAATCAAGAATTTCTATGATAAATGGAATGTTCAAGGTTTCATTCTAGCCAGCCTCTCACTGCAGACAATTCTAATTCTGTTTGCACCATTCAGAAAACGAACAGGAAACGTGATGATAATATGGCTGATCTGGTCAGCTTATTTAATGGCTGATTGGGCTGCTAACTTTGCAGTCGGACTTATTTCCAATAGTCAAGACAATTCGTTGAAACCTGATCGTGAAGACATTCTGGCATTTTGGGCTCCCTTTCTTTTGTTACACCTTGGTGGTCCAGATACTATAACTGCTTTTGCTCTGGAGGATAACGCTCTCTGGCTAAGGCACTTGGTTGGGCTTGTAACCCAGGTTTCTGCAGCTGTTCTTGTCTTCGGCCAATCCCTTCCTGAAAACAACTTATGGGTCCCTACTGTCCTTTTGTTTGCCGCTGGAACCATCAAGTATGGAGAGCGAACGCGTGCTTTATTTCTTGCAAACCTGAATAGATTCCGGGAATCCATGCTTAAAGCACCTGACCCAGGGCCTAACTATGCAAAACTTATGGAGGAATACTCTTCAAAAAAAGACGCCAGACTCCCAACTAATATAGAATTGATACCAGAACCTAATAAAGATTCCAAGACTGCACGATATGCAGCCGATGAGAAGGTTCTGGATGTTCTTGCAGCAGTGAGACATGCTTATCACTTCTTTGAAATCTTTAAGGGTCTCATCGTGGATCTCATCTTTAGTTTTCGCGAGCGCGACGAGAGCCGACTGTTTTTCCAGAAGAGAACCCCGGAAGATGCCTTTAAAGTGCTTGCGGTTGAACTCAACTTTATGTATGAAGTTCTCTATACGAAGGTTGTCGTGGTGCATTCAATGTTTGGATACTTTGTTCGGTTTGTATCCTGGTGTGCGGTTGTGGCGGCCCTTTTAACCTTTTATTCATTGGATAAGCGTATTTTTCGCAAGATTGACATTGGAATTACCTATACCTTGCTCTTTGGTGCCATAGCCTTGGATACAATTGCTCTCTTTATGCTGGCTTTCTCTGATTGGACTGCTGCTTCCATCCAGAGCTTGTCGACAGAAAATAGATGGAAAAAATTCTGGAAAGCTTCTATAGACAGATGCTTCCTCCCTCTCCTCAAATACTTTCTCATTCTCAAGAAGATAAACTGGTGCACAAATACAGAATCAACGACAAATACAGAATCAACAAGTTGGTTGGGACGAGCTAGACAAATCCTATGCAGTTGGTTGGAACGACCtagacaaatcctattccggAGGTGGTCTGAATCTCTACATCAATACAACTTGATAGAATACTGTTTGAAAGAACGTATTGAACCTATATGGGTTTATCCCATTGTGGAATTGGGTCTTAAGGATTTCTATGATTGGATGATTTACGTTTCCAAGGAACCATTTACAAAAGAGCTATGGGTTTTCATCTTTGGTCAGCTGAAAAAGAAATCTGAACTTGCAGATGATCCTGACACTGCGAAGAGGATATGTTCAGCTCGAGGTGATTGGGTTCTACAGGATAGTGATTGGAATGGTGGTAGTAATAAGTTGATGTTTTATGTTGTTGATGTTGATTATGATCAGAGCCTCATAATTTGGCATGTTGCTACAGAACTCTGCTATAATACGGATAAAGATGAAGACAACAACAATGTCGGTGATTATCGTGAATTTTGTAAGATCCTCTCGGATTATATGCTATATCTGCTAGTTATGCAGCCTACTATGATGTCTGCTGTAGCAGGTATTGGCCAAATAAGATTTCGTGATACCTGTGCCGAGGCCAAACAATTCTTCATCAGAAAGAATCTACGACAAGGAAGactagaaaaagaagataagcaACATGCGTGTAAAATGATCCTTGAAGTAAATACTGATGTCAAACCTGTTGATTTAAAGGGTGATAGAAGCAAATCTGTGCTTTTTGATGCATGCATTCTCGCCAAAAATCTAAAAGAGTTGAAGGGAGAGAAATGGAAGCTAATGTGTGAAGTGTGGGTTGAATTGTTGTCTTATGCTGCAAGCCATTGCAGGGCCAATTCTCATGCTGCTCAATTAAGCAAAGGAGGAGAACTTATCACGTTTGTCTGGTTATTAATGGCTCATTTTGGCATTGGGGATCAGTTCCAAATAAATGAGGGCCATGCAAGAGCAAAGCTGATTGTGGGTAAGTAA